A region of Salvelinus alpinus chromosome 24, SLU_Salpinus.1, whole genome shotgun sequence DNA encodes the following proteins:
- the LOC139552110 gene encoding beta-crystallin A4-like: protein MTHHCTKFSGHWKIIVFDEECFQGRRHEFTSECCNVMEFGFETVRSLRVESGAWVGYEHASYQGQQFVLERGEYPQCDAFGGSNAYHIERMTSFRPIACANHRECRMTIYERENFLGRKGELSDDYPSLQAMGWCNNEVGSLKIQSGAFVCYQYPGYRGYQYIMECDRHCGEYKHFKEFGSHSQTPQIQSIRRIQQ, encoded by the exons ATGACTCACCATTGCACCAAGTTCTCCGGCCACTGGAAG aTCATTGTCTTCGACGAGGAGTGCTTCCAGGGCCGTCGGCATGAGTTCACCTCAGAGTGCTGCAATGTGATGGAGTTCGGGTTCGAGACTGTGCGCTCCCTCAGGGTGGAGAGTGGAGC TTGGGTTGGCTATGAGCATGCTTCCTACCAGGGCCAGCAGTTTgtgctggagagaggagagtacccCCAGTGCGACGCCTTCGGAGGTAGCAATGCTTACCACATCGAGAGAATGACCTCCTTTAGGCCCATTGCCTGCGCT AACCACAGGGAGTGTCGTATGACCATCTATGAGCGCGAGAACTTCCTGGGTCGTAAGGGCGAGCTGAGCGACGACTACCCCTCCCTCCAGGCCATGGGCTGGTGCAACAACGAGGTCGGCTCCCTCAAGATCCAGTCCGGAGC TTTCGTGTGCTACCAGTACCCCGGATACCGTGGCTACCAGTACATCATGGAGTGTGACCGTCACTGCGGCGAGTACAAGCACTTCAAGGAGTTCGGCTCCCACTCCCAGACCCCTCAGATCCAGTCCATCCGCCGCATTCAGCAGTAA